A genome region from Christensenella minuta includes the following:
- a CDS encoding methylated-DNA--[protein]-cysteine S-methyltransferase yields MYYKTVYQSPVGTLTLACDETGGSLVGLWIEGQKYYGGAIRETMTENSGLPVFGSTKKWLDRYFAGGRPDCHELPLAPVGSEFRQEVWAILREIPYGKVTTYGDIAKKAAANMGRKSMSGQAVGGAVGHNPISIIIPCHRVIGGNGSLTGYAGGIQAKIQLLELEGVDLSRMSVPKTGSAL; encoded by the coding sequence ATGTATTATAAGACGGTCTATCAGTCGCCTGTAGGAACTCTTACGCTCGCCTGCGATGAAACCGGCGGCAGTCTTGTCGGTTTATGGATAGAGGGACAAAAATATTACGGGGGCGCTATCCGCGAAACGATGACAGAAAACAGCGGCCTGCCGGTATTCGGCAGCACCAAAAAATGGCTGGACCGGTATTTTGCGGGCGGCCGCCCCGATTGCCATGAATTGCCTCTGGCCCCGGTTGGCAGCGAATTCCGGCAGGAGGTTTGGGCCATTTTGCGTGAAATTCCTTATGGCAAAGTAACCACCTACGGCGATATCGCCAAAAAAGCAGCGGCAAATATGGGCCGGAAAAGCATGTCCGGGCAGGCGGTCGGCGGCGCGGTCGGTCACAATCCGATTTCCATTATAATCCCCTGCCACCGGGTGATTGGCGGGAACGGCAGCCTGACGGGCTATGCCGGGGGCATCCAAGCGAAAATCCAGCTGCTCGAACTGGAGGGGGTGGATCTCTCCCGGATGTCCGTACCAAAAACAGGCAGCGCCTTATAA